In Nitrobacteraceae bacterium AZCC 1564, the following proteins share a genomic window:
- a CDS encoding glutathione synthase (product_source=KO:K01920; cath_funfam=3.30.470.20,3.40.50.20; cog=COG0189; ko=KO:K01920; pfam=PF02951,PF02955; superfamily=52440,56059; tigrfam=TIGR01380) has product MKLNVAVQMDPIARINIRGDSTFALLLEAQKRGHAISYYTPEQLSLKGQEVVATVQPLTVRDQDGDHFTLGEAKRVNLESFDVILLRQDPPFDLAYITTTHFLERLHPKTFVVNNPASVRNAPEKIFVMEFADLMPPTLISRDKDEINAFRAKHGDVVMKPLYGHGGAAVFRITSNDMNFGSLYDMFSVTFREPWVIQRFLPEVKNGDKRILLVDGEFAGAVNRVPAIDDLRSNMVRGGAAKATDLSPREQEICDRLGPALRKHGLLFVGIDVIDGYLTEINVTSPTGIRAVARLGGPDVAAKIWDVIAAKRAQF; this is encoded by the coding sequence ATGAAACTGAATGTCGCCGTCCAGATGGACCCGATCGCGCGGATCAACATTCGCGGTGATTCTACATTTGCTTTGCTGCTTGAGGCGCAAAAGCGCGGTCACGCAATTTCATACTACACGCCAGAACAACTTTCGCTGAAGGGGCAGGAAGTCGTCGCAACTGTTCAGCCGCTCACTGTGCGCGATCAGGACGGTGACCATTTCACGTTGGGCGAAGCGAAGCGCGTCAATCTGGAGTCCTTCGACGTCATTTTACTTCGCCAGGACCCACCCTTCGATCTTGCCTATATCACCACCACGCACTTCCTCGAACGTCTCCATCCGAAAACATTCGTGGTGAACAATCCTGCCAGCGTGCGCAACGCACCGGAAAAGATCTTCGTGATGGAGTTCGCGGATCTGATGCCGCCGACGCTAATCTCGCGAGACAAGGACGAAATCAACGCGTTCCGCGCGAAGCACGGTGATGTCGTGATGAAACCTCTATATGGTCACGGCGGCGCTGCCGTGTTTCGCATCACATCGAACGATATGAATTTCGGTTCGCTTTACGACATGTTCTCGGTGACATTCCGCGAGCCGTGGGTAATTCAGCGCTTTCTTCCCGAAGTGAAGAACGGCGACAAGCGCATCCTTCTGGTGGATGGAGAATTCGCAGGCGCGGTCAACCGTGTTCCTGCCATTGACGACCTGCGCTCCAACATGGTCCGCGGCGGCGCCGCCAAGGCGACCGATCTCTCCCCACGAGAGCAGGAGATTTGCGACCGGCTTGGACCGGCGCTTCGAAAGCATGGATTGCTTTTCGTCGGCATCGACGTGATCGATGGCTATTTGACCGAAATCAACGTCACCTCTCCGACGGGCATCCGTGCCGTCGCTCGCCTCGGAGGCCCTGACGTCGCGGCGAAGATCTGGGACGTCATTGCTGCCAAGCGTGCGCAATTCTAG
- a CDS encoding putative endonuclease (product_source=KO:K07460; cog=COG0792; ko=KO:K07460; pfam=PF02021; superfamily=52980; tigrfam=TIGR00252) has product MRENNDNPPVKPAARRLRSVDAKPPSPARVAAFQTGLSAESRASAYLIAKGYRILARRYRTPYGEIDIVARRRNLLAFIEVKARANLDDAAYSVTPQQQQRIVAAAQAWLMMQPDYANFDMRFDVVLIAPKRLPRHLMAAFDASA; this is encoded by the coding sequence ATGAGGGAGAATAACGACAATCCACCCGTAAAGCCGGCCGCGAGACGACTGAGAAGCGTGGATGCAAAACCCCCTTCACCTGCACGCGTTGCGGCATTCCAGACCGGCCTTTCCGCTGAAAGCCGTGCCAGCGCCTATCTGATCGCGAAAGGTTATCGCATCCTGGCGCGACGTTATCGCACGCCTTATGGCGAGATCGATATTGTCGCCCGGCGCCGCAACCTGCTGGCGTTCATAGAGGTGAAGGCCCGCGCCAATCTCGACGACGCCGCCTATTCGGTTACGCCCCAGCAACAGCAGCGAATTGTCGCCGCTGCCCAAGCGTGGCTGATGATGCAACCGGATTATGCGAATTTCGACATGCGCTTCGACGTTGTGCTGATTGCGCCGAAACGTCTCCCGCGCCATCTGATGGCGGCTTTCGATGCCAGCGCCTGA